The following proteins are encoded in a genomic region of Cryptomeria japonica chromosome 11, Sugi_1.0, whole genome shotgun sequence:
- the LOC131050832 gene encoding uncharacterized protein LOC131050832: protein MSSSSGLKKLIRVDVVSDTICPWCFVGKKRLEKAMDETKELYTFEVQWHPFMLDPTLPKEGIDKNEYHRNKFGLRTQGLVDNINKAFESVGFHFGSGGKIGNTLDSHRLIELAGRQGLDKQNAVVESLMINCLTQEKCVSDREVLLNTAESAGIEGATEWIDNPNAGLKEIQSKMEKYGHSISGVPHFKINDKYELSGAQAPYSFIQIFQKASQDLD, encoded by the exons ATGAGTTCTTCATCTGGGCTGAAAAAGTTGATAAGAGTTGATGTGGTGTCTGATACCATCTGTCCATGGTGCTTTGTTGGGAAGAAAAGATTGGAGAAAGCCATGGACGAGACTAAAGAACTTTATACGTTCGAG GTGCAGTGGCATCCTTTCATGTTGGATCCCACCCTTCCCAAGGAAGGAATCGACAAGAATGAATATCACAGAAATAAATTTGGACTGCGGACTCAAGGTTTGGTTGATAACATAAACAAG GCTTTCGAAAGTGTTGGTTTCCACTTTGGTAGTGGTGGTAAAAT AGGAAATACACTGGACAGTCATAGATTGATTGAGCTAGCTGGTCGTCAAGGCCTTGATAAGCAGAATGCAGTTGTGGAAAGCCTTATGATTAATTGCTTGACACAAGAAAAGTGTGTTAGTGACAG AGAGGTGCTCTTGAATACTGCAGAGAGTGCAGGCATCGAGGGTGCCACAGAATGGATTGATAACCCAAATGCTGGTTTGAAAGAG ATACAGAGTAAGATGGAAAAATATGGCCACAGTATATCTGGTGTACCTCATTTTAAG ATAAATGACAAGTATGAACTCTCGGGTGCCCAAGCTCCATATTCGTTCATCCAAATTTTTCAGAAAGCATCTCAAGATTTGGACTAA